Proteins from one Plasmodium relictum strain SGS1 genome assembly, chromosome: 10 genomic window:
- the CAF40 gene encoding cell differentiation protein, putative — translation MMNSNGLINGHKMNTVNNRNSIYHHHNTNQNGLSTNGMNQSNLSQNNFNQNNFSQSNISQNNFNQNNINHNMVGYTNMNHNIVQNNLNHNMNNMNMNNMNINNMNMNNININSVKNMNNMNLNNVNINNNISNDHNNIPNNNHSNNLSSVRIGSNEDDEKKKVYQLVFDLCFSEKRENALLELSRKRETYQDIAPVLWNSFGTITTLLQEIVSIYPQLSPPLLTTSSSNRVCNSLALLQCVASHPETKQHFLNAHIPLFLYPFLNAESKNRPFEYLRLTSLGVIGALVKVDNPDVINFLLQTEIIPLCLRIMETGSELSKTVATFIVQKILIDELGLNYICATPERFYAVSAVLSNMVNSLVENPSSRLLKHIVRCYLRLSENPRALEALKYCLPEPLKHVNKAFIPCLKEDPYTKKWLLQLLYNINNEEESISVPNNVNNQNMNLNIINNNLSQNNYNNLNMNINMNDNNNNSNNNNNSFKEKINSNNSNSNNNNVNNKVVNNNNNKHSSNISNNLNLNNNLMNIHDNNNQ, via the coding sequence ATGATGAATAGCAATGGATTAATTAATGGGCATAAAATGAATACTGTGAATAATAGAAATAGTATATATCACCATCATAATACAAATCAAAATGGTTTAAGCACAAATGGTATGAATCAAAGTAATTTAAGTCAGAATAATTTTAATCAAAACAATTTTAGCCAAAGTAATATTAGTCAAAATAATTTCaatcaaaataatataaatcatAATATGGTAGGATATACTAACATGAATCACAACATTgtacaaaataatttaaatcataatatgaataatatgaatatgaataatatgaatataaataatatgaatatgaataatataaatataaatagtgtaaaaaatatgaataatatgaatttaaataatgtaaatattaataataatatttcaaatGATCATAATAATATACCAAATAATAATCATTCCAATAATTTATCTAGTGTTCGTATTGGCTCAAATGaagatgatgaaaaaaaaaaagtgtaccAGTTAGTGTTTGATTTATGTTTTTCggaaaaaagagaaaatgcTCTACTTGAATTATCAAGAAAAAGAGAAACATATCAAGATATCGCCCCTGTTTTATGGAATTCATTTGGTACAATAACAACATTATTACAGGAAATTGTTTCTATTTATCCACAGCTATCTCCTCCTTTATTAACCACATCTTCATCAAATAGAGTATGCAATTCTTTAGCTTTATTACAATGTGTTGCATCTCATCCAGAAACAAAGCAGCATTTCTTAAATGCCCATattcctttatttttatatccaTTTTTGAATGCAGAATCAAAAAACAGACCATTTGAATATTTGCGTCTAACATCATTAGGTGTTATAGGTGCATTAGTTAAAGTAGACAACCCAGatgttataaattttttgttacaAACAGAGATTATTCCATTATGTTTACGAATAATGGAAACTGGAAGTGAGTTATCTAAAACTGTTGCTACTTTTATTGTTCAAAAAATTCTTATAGATGAATTAGggttaaattatatatgtgCTACACCTGAGAGATTTTATGCTGTATCTGCTGTTTTGTCTAATATGGTAAATTCATTAGTAGAAAATCCCTCATCAAGATTACTTAAGCATATTGTCCGTTGTTATTTAAGATTATCAGAAAATCCTCGTGCATTGGAAGCTTTAAAATATTGCCTGCCAGAACCATTAAAACACGTTAATAAAGCTTTTATTCCATGTTTAAAAGAAGATCCCTATACAAAAAAATGGTTATTACAATTactatataatattaataatgaagaagaaagTATTTCTGTTCCTAATAATGTGAATAACCAAAATATGAATTTAAACATAATCAACAATAATTTATCTCAAAATAATTACAACAATTTAAAcatgaatataaatatgaatgataacaataataatagtaataataataataattcttttaaagagaaaataaatagCAATAATTCAAATTCTAATAACAATAATGTTAATAACAAAGttgttaataataataataataagcaTTCATcaaatatttcaaataatcttaatttaaataataatttaatgaatattCATGATAATAATAACCAATAA
- the SUB1 gene encoding subtilisin-like protease 1, putative, whose translation MCSQNIKLYLFYLCMLYLLLFTIKINRVFANIENKEQDDAKKIISELRFLQKVEDILEKNNIGVSDINADENSYNPDIDAPKQEIEKLKLDGFEVQKNNELKKNNISEKEVDKQKKVLRLIVSENHSTTPSFFEESLLQEDVISLIESKGKLSNLPSLKSAIIDLNDDTTDKELEAYITTLEKKGALVESDKLVGADSFDLTSFKEAIKRGEENINLKDFETFLEVEGERDDFAKTLESFNIKKNEIENGNRVYRFNDEYRNLQWGLDLSRLDEAQELLQNNRLTRTRICVVDSGVDYKHPDLKKNIDLNLKELNGKDGVDDDDNGIIDDIYGANFLNNSGDPMDDNYHGTHVAGIISAIGNNKIGVVGIDMNSKIIICKALDKNKLGRLGDMLKCIDYCIGRKANIINGSFSFDDYSNIFNSSVQRLKERGILFVVSASNCNHARNTEPDITKCDLSINKKYPPVLSVMYDNVVSVANLKKSLHNNYSLSINSFYSNIYCQVAAPGTNIYSTTPSNTYRKLNGTSMAAPHVTAIASLIYSINPNLTYKQIIQILKKSITKLSSLEGKVNWAGYIDIYNAVNLAIKSRIPYVNSQLSFRWKKKKRKE comes from the coding sequence ATGTGTTctcaaaatataaagttataccttttttatctatgtatgctatatttacttttatttacaataaaaataaatagagtATTTgcaaatatagaaaataaagaacaaGATGATgcaaagaaaattataagtGAATTACGTTTTTTACAAAAAGTGGAagatattttagaaaaaaataacattggTGTTTCTGATATAAATGCAGATGAAAATTCATATAACCCAGATATAGATGCACCTAAacaagaaatagaaaaattgaaattgGACGGTTTTGAagtacaaaaaaataatgaattaaaaaaaaataatatatctgAGAAAGAAGTagataaacaaaaaaaagtattgCGTTTAATAGTTAGTGAAAATCATTCTACGACTCCATCTTTTTTTGAAGAATCCCTTTTACAAGAAGACGTTATATCCCTTATAGAGAGCAAAGGTAAACTCTCCAATTTGCCGTCTTTGAAATCTGCAATAATTGATTTAAATGATGATACAACGGATAAAGAATTAGAAGCTTATATAACtacattagaaaaaaaagggGCTCTAGTTGAATCGGACAAATTAGTTGGTGCTGATAGCTTTGATTTAACTTCTTTTAAAGAAGCAATAAAAAGAggagaagaaaatataaatttgaaAGATTTTGAAACATTTTTAGAAGTAGAAGGAGAAAGAGATGATTTTGCTAAAACACTTGAATCattcaatataaaaaaaaatgaaatagaaaatgGAAATAGGGTATATCGCTTTAACGATGAATATAGAAATCTACAATGGGGATTAGATTTATCTCGATTGGATGAAGCACAAGAATTGCTTCAGAATAATCGATTAACTAGAACAAGAATATGTGTAGTAGACAGTGGTGTAGATTATAAACATccagatttaaaaaaaaatattgatttaaatttaaaagaattaaacgGTAAAGATGGAGTAGATGATGATGATAATGGAATTATTGATGATATATATGGagctaattttttaaataacagTGGTGATCCAATGGACGATAATTATCATGGAACTCATGTAGCTGGTATTATATCAGCAATTGGTAATAATAAGATAGGTGTAGTAGGAATTGATATGAActctaaaataataatatgtaAGGCTTTAGATAAGAATAAATTGGGAAGATTGGGTGATATGTTGAAATGTATTGACTATTGTATTGGAAGAAAAgcaaatattataaatggaAGTTTTTCTTTCGATGATTAtagtaatatatttaattcttctgTTCAACGACTCAAAGAAAGAGGAATTTTATTTGTTGTATCTGCTAGTAATTGCAATCATGCTAGAAATACTGAACCAGATATAACTAAGTGTGATTtaagtataaataaaaaatatccaCCAGTATTATCAGTGATGTATGATAATGTAGTATCTGTAGCTAACTTAAAAAAGAGTTTAcataataattattctttatcaataaattctttttatagtAATATCTATTGCCAAGTAGCAGCGCCAGGTACTAACATTTATTCTACTACACCTTCTAATACTTATAGAAAACTTAATGGAACATCAATGGCTGCTCCTCATGTGACTGCTATTGCTTCActaatttattcaattaATCCTAATTTAACTTATAAACAAATTATACAAATACTGAAAAAATCAATAACTAAACTTTCTTCGTTGGAAGGCAAAGTGAACTGGGCAGGATATATTGACATTTATAATGCAGTAAATTTAGCTATAAAAAGTAGAATACCTTATGTAAATTCTCAATTATCATTTAGatggaagaaaaaaaaaagaaaagaataa
- the SUB3 gene encoding subtilisin-like protease 3, putative: protein MINRHYLFFYFVNYIVFCKISFTNIEYFKNIKVSKNKINLEKCMWNSLNINKTNCKGRFLHEIKNNMLHIKKKFKNPQSQINISYEENKSNKENRYKKNDIDDIIIKKLIIRFKEHNNFLRLRIFKKRFMNILSHCGRVKRLDDINFYLYDFFKGLSETYLKMCLQLLKSKRISVELDYKIKNNEEKSMNTSEKIIDVSHDSRLDSICNMFKLNNNSNFKFLLNKMYKKCNMTNILEGYDIIQLKEAMELAGPYEINDVNVCIVDTGIDHNHDDLKDNIIEIKKSKRNKIKGDTLYNNGENSMDRHGHGTFIAGIIAGNSQKDKGIKGISKKAKLIICKALNDNNTGYISDVLECFNFCAKKKARIINASFASTADHSSLFNALMKLQEKNILVITSSGNCSGNNKKNTFQHCNLDVKKLYPSAYTVKLNNIISVSNMLQQPNGNLIISPDSCYSKSYVHLAAPGKNIRSTLPHNKYAISSGSSFSAAIITGFASLMLSINSELTCFQIIEKFKNSITHEKSLKNKVKWGGFINAYNLIKSTAESLQYN from the coding sequence ATGATAAATAgacattatttatttttctattttgttaattatattgttttttgtaaaataagtTTTACAAAtatagaatattttaaaaatatcaaagtatcaaagaataaaataaatctgGAAAAATGTATGTGGAATAgcttaaatattaataaaactaATTGTAAAGGAAGGTTTCTacatgaaattaaaaataacatgttacatataaaaaaaaaatttaaaaatccTCAATCACAAATCAATATTTCATATGAGGAGAATAAGTCTAATAAGGaaaatagatataaaaaaaatgatatagatgatataataataaagaaattaattataaGATTTAAAGaacataataattttttaagattgagaatttttaaaaaaagatttatgAATATTCTATCACACTGTGGAAGAGTTAAAAGATTAGatgatataaatttttatttgtatgatttttttaaaggaTTAAGTGAAACATACTTAAAAATGTGCTTACAATTATTAAAGAGCAAAAGAATTAGTGTTGAATTggattataaaattaagaataatgaagaaaaaagcATGAATACAtcagaaaaaattattgatgTATCACATGACAGCCGTTTGGATAGTATATGCAATAtgtttaaattaaataataattcaaattttaaatttcttttaaataaaatgtataaaaaatgCAATATGACTAATATACTAGAAGGCTATGATATAATTCAATTAAAAGAAGCAATGGAATTAGCAGGGCcatatgaaataaatgatGTAAATGTGTGTATTGTTGATACAGGAATTGATCATAACCATGATGatttaaaagataatattatagaaataaaaaaaagtaaaagaaataagATAAAAGGTGATACTTTATACAATAATGGAGAAAATTCAATGGATAGACATGGTCATGGGACTTTTATAGCTGGGATTATTGCCGGTAATTCTCAAAAAGATAAAGGTATAAAAGGAATTAGCAAAAAAgctaaattaataatttgcAAAGCATTAAATGACAATAATACTGGTTATATAAGTGATGTCTTAGAATGTTTTAATTTCTGtgctaaaaaaaaagctaGAATTATTAATGCTAGTTTTGCTAGTACAGCTGATCAttcatctttatttaatgctttaatgaaattacaagaaaaaaacattttagtTATAACATCATCTGGAAATTGTTcaggaaataataaaaaaaataccttTCAGCATTGCAATTTAGATGTTAAGAAATTATATCCATCTGCTTATActgtaaaattaaataatataattagtGTATCTAATATGCTTCAGCAGCCAAATGGGAACTTAATTATATCACCCGATTCTTGTTATAGTAAAAGTTATGTTCATTTAGCTGCACctggaaaaaatataagatcAACATTGCCTCATAATAAATATGCAATAAGTAGCGGTTCTTCTTTTTCTGCTGCTATTATTACAGGTTTTGCTTCTTTAATGCTGTCAATAAATTCAGAATTAACATGCTTCCaaattattgaaaaatttaaaaattcgaTAACTCATGAGAAATcacttaaaaataaagttaaatGGGGAGGCTTCATAAATGCATATAACTTAATTAAGTCTACTGCAGAATCTTTACAATATAATTAA
- the RPL4 gene encoding 60S ribosomal protein L4, putative translates to MSTIRPVANVYSTNGKKVVGEVEIPVVFQTPIRNDLIQGVYTNMSKNRRHPYAVKLEAGYETSAESWGTGRAVARIPRVPGGGTHRAGQAAFGNMCRGGGMFNPTKIWRRWGRKINLKEKRYAVCSSIAASGVTSLVLARGHRISHIKEVPLVIENEIERISKTKDAVKFLISLGFKDEINRLIKSKKIRAGKGKMRNRKYKIRNGPLVIYDKDEGIKKAFRNIPGVDLCKVTKLNLLKLAPGGSIGRLCIWSESAFKKLDVIYGKTNVKGITKKNYILPKSIVHNPDIYRIIHSDQVQSSLLAKKRPCKKRLQYKNSLTNFAVRCRLNPAYKLLRSLAIQRMRKSINEKSKNKKEKRVKKKIEKKELTKINHDYYKGISKSVKRKKKNEEKKAKTKKNENKTILTNAADE, encoded by the coding sequence ATGTCAACGATAAGACCAGTTGCAAATGTTTACAGTACGAATGGTAAGAAGGTGGTTGGAGAAGTAGAAATACCTGTAGTTTTTCAAACACCAATAAGAAACGATTTAATACAAGGAGTATACACAAATATGTCAAAAAATAGAAGACATCCATATGCTGTTAAATTAGAAGCAGGATATGAAACATCAGCTGAATCATGGGGTACAGGTAGAGCAGTTGCAAGAATTCCAAGGGTCCCTGGAGGAGGTACCCATAGAGCTGGACAAGCTGCTTTTGGAAATATGTGTAGAGGTGGTGGTATGTTTAATCCTACAAAAATATGGAGAAGATGGggaagaaaaattaatttaaaagaaaaaagatatGCTGTTTGTTCTTCTATTGCTGCTAGTGGTGTTACTTCTTTAGTTTTAGCAAGAGGTCATCGTATATCACACATCAAAGAAGTTCCATTGGTAATTGAAAACGAAATAGAACGTATATCAAAAACAAAAGACGCTgtgaaatttttaataagcCTTGGATTTAAAGATGAAATTAATAGattaattaaatcaaaaaaaataagagcaggaaaaggaaaaatgagaaatagaaaatataaaattagaaatGGTCCTCTCGTTATTTATGATAAAGATGAAGGTATTAAAAAAGCTTTTAGAAACATTCCAGGTGTTGATTTATGCAAAGTTactaaattaaatttattaaaattagcTCCAGGAGGATCAATAGGTAGATTGTGCATATGGAGTGAAAGTGcctttaaaaaattagatgTTATATATGGAAAAACAAATGTTAAAGgtattactaaaaaaaattatattttaccTAAGTCAATTGTGCATAATCCTgatatatatagaataatTCATAGTGATCAAGTTCAATCAAGTTTATTGGCTAAAAAAAGACCATGCAAAAAAAGATTACAGTATAAGAATTCATTAACTAATTTTGCTGTAAGATGTAGACTTAACCCAGCTTATAAATTACTAAGATCACTTGCCATTCAAAGAATGAGAAAGagtattaatgaaaaatcaaaaaataaaaaagaaaaaagagtcaagaaaaaaatagaaaagaaagagctaacaaaaattaatcaTGATTACTATAAAGGTATATCAAAATCAGTTAagagaaagaaaaagaatgaagaaaaaaaagcaaaaactaaaaagaatgaaaataaaacCATATTAACCAATGCAGCAgatgaataa
- the ROM4 gene encoding rhomboid protease ROM4, putative produces MENKTAVTPTDKKNKKNKSTNLTTQKNVGGNISTPKEEIKKVKNTSANDVNKVKKSQVINPKIAENEDSLDRKKELNDIKILVTNDEGLHTLPPGAVGRRSPLNPFSSPMLGKYRRKNKNAKVKVKDPRLNNNPLTGRLIVCISTTAILFWVFFAQMVFNYNTFNGRCISKVLYPIYTETVTKNREPFYVSLGYGACEYNLDEFASNRHFIGLGAEDDGWPNNKVEENSDSKGEVSWDSVNSRVYNQLGGLNTNLIRNYGEIYRLFWSMYLHGGFMHIFFNVICQIQILWMIEPDWGFLRTLLLFFVSGVTGNLLSSVCDPCGVTIGSSGALYGLIGALFTYCIEYWKTIPRPCCVLIFMIVVIIFGIFIGMFGYTDNYAHMGGCLGGILYGFATITTVSAADKCTLGERMLTSPPFSWFLSNETKELIKAKAREKKIKGENYRKKQLANKVHKDDTLHLLMAVMKNRLNEEGRPPCKMKLREWIVRITAAASLIIMWIILFTYLLSERAYKSYSPLGQIKFSGMHSCYCCEVIKNKIKFVNLENFYWCFHDEEAAKFYCGT; encoded by the coding sequence ATGGAAAATAAAACAGCAGTGACTCCTacagataaaaaaaataaaaaaaataaatctacTAATTTAACAACACAAAAAAATGTTGGGGGTAATATTTCAACTCctaaagaagaaataaaaaaggtaAAAAATACTTCTGCTAATGATGtcaataaagtaaaaaaatctCAAGTTATAAATCCCAAAATAGCAGAAAATGAGGATTCATTAGATCGTAAGAAAGAGTTAAATGATATCAAAATATTAGTAACAAATGATGAAGGTTTACATACATTACCACCAGGAGCTGTTGGAAGACGTTCCCCTTTAAACCCTTTTTCTTCTCCAATGCTGGGAAAGTATAGaagaaagaataaaaatgcaAAAGTAAAAGTAAAAGACCCaagattaaataataatcCGTTGACTGGAAGATTAATAGTATGTATATCAACAACGGCTATTTTATTTTGGGTTTTTTTTGCTCAAATggtatttaattataataccTTTAATGGGAGATGCATATCAAAGGTATTATATCCTATATATACTGAAACTGTAACAAAAAATAGAGAGCCTTTTTATGTTTCTTTAGGATATGGTGCATGTGAATACAATTTAGATGAGTTTGCTTCAAATCGTCATTTCATTGGTTTAGGTGCAGAAGACGATGGTTGGCCAAATAACAAAGTAGAGGAAAATTCTGATTCAAAAGGAGAAGTTAGTTGGGATTCTGTAAATAGTCGTGTGTATAATCAGTTAGGTGGATTAAATACAAATTTGATAAGAAATTACGGGGAAATATATAGATTATTTTGGTCTATGTATCTACATGGAGGTtttatgcatatattttttaatgtaataTGCCAAATACAAATATTATGGATGATTGAACCTGATTGGGGTTTTCTTAGAACCTTACTTTTGTTTTTTGTATCAGGAGTTACAGGAAATTTATTATCTTCCGTTTGTGATCCTTGTGGTGTTACAATAGGATCTTCTGGAGCTTTATATGGATTAATAGGAGCTCTTTTTACATATTGTATTGAATACTGGAAAACAATCCCAAGACCATGCtgtgttttaatttttatgatcGTTGTCATTATTTTTGGTATTTTTATTGGTATGTTTGGATATACAGATAATTACGCTCATATGGGAGGATGTTTAGGAGGTATTTTATATGGTTTTGCAACAATCACTACTGTTTCTGCTGCAGATAAATGTACTTTAGGGGAAAGGATGCTTACATCTCCTCCTTTTTCTTGGTTTCTTTCTAATGAAAcaaaagaattaattaaaGCTAAAGCTAGAGAAAAGAAGATAAAAGGAGAAAATTATAGAAAGAAGCAGCTAGCCAATAAAGTTCATAAAGATGACACTCTTCACTTATTAATGGCTGTTATGAAAAATAGATTAAATGAAGAAGGTAGACCTCCTtgtaaaatgaaattaagaGAATGGATAGTTCGAATAACCGCTGCTGCTTCTCTAATAATAATGTggattattttatttacttatTTATTAAGTGAAAGAGCATATAAATCTTATTCTCCATTAGGACAGATTAAATTTTCAGGAATGCATTCATGTTATTGTTGtgaagtaataaaaaataaaattaaatttgttAATCTAGAAAATTTTTACTGGTGTTTTCATGATGAAGAAGCAGCAAAATTTTATTGTGGCACATGA
- the TCF25 gene encoding transcription factor 25, putative, with translation MSSRLLKKLLKEKNRDEINKISETVEPSPIKLKKKKNFFKYLEDSDTIENSSEENNNEKRSDGYERTDSLNKYNIPENINKNLKNNKNKKDIYEEKKNNKTNEENNIVKELLGDQEKIQTNKKSKKKKKKKNLDEEISSILNKINEEEKKEEKEKDKKKEEESSDAYNKPHHLQLFACTHEKYEYCLKLEKNNFDVNIELKRIFGKDFVKDKKYIQKSKIKYLKNWLIQDYTTKTIQPPLTMVFHNNEFKIEKSKLYLEADNLFYMLLDSHDIQSMNDLLKKYPFHVETLLVLSEYYNESSNYEVANKFIKMSLLLLQNIFHINFHPNFLNKNSKIFVNPFLYDNKSLYKSLYIHMISLENEACTITSLEIAKLLCKMDLYNDLCSILLRIDNIILKCNLFEFLVFFSFNFIIQNIECVIPSNRLKEIMQILLNEKPSDKNSSYKTDLKKNQDDDYNNNNNNNDINDKKSDEHYVEKVSENETIKKIVREVYENDQINEKNINNEISQEKVASSKCNVNKIKSMEYLKSKEENNDNIIDKINYSQKKALFHNFEIRLHFILPNFSFSIPLSLYLKNNTIIDYNEIKLINKDDVINSFSYEECKFLMSHFNINFNCYNLQSLQNKVENKNYSISFSAHLMLIRALLCYPHFLHIFLNYNNFKTTKVVKQTIYEISFKDILSSAPFSNNTLFNEEDDATIQKIISCYLEKNNIYYKSEKIITWFHVCSSFIHELYKNRAISEEIEKVRCEWSKKIALFDINKYKNVRIGEFKSTNYLLPDFIMEKNRAYSTNIPHTVSNYYVSLNSNLLIAFFQSLLPWYQVDYYGTRSRPVHFSSLLRTVIKKIKLLLNFE, from the exons atgtctagtaggttattaaaaaaactcctaaaagaaaaaaatagagatgaaataaataaaataagtgaAACCGTTGAACCATCAcctattaaattaaaaaaaaaaaaaaacttttttaaatatttagagGATTCAGATACCATTGAAAATTCGagtgaagaaaataataatgaaaagagATCAGATGGTTATGAAAGAACCGAtagtttaaataaatataatataccagaaaatataaataaaaatttgaagaataataaaaataaaaaagatatatatgaagaaaaaaaaaataataaaacaaatgagGAAAATAATATCGTGAAAGAACTTTTAGGAGACCAAGAAAAAATtcaaacaaataaaaaatcaaaaaagaaaaaaaaaaaaaaaaatttagatgaAGAAATTTCAAGTATATTGAACAAAATAAacgaagaagaaaaaaaagaagaaaaagaaaaagataaaaaaaaagaggaagAATCATCAGATGCTTATAATAAGCCACATCATTTACAATTATTTGCTTGTACTCATGAAAAGTATGAATATTGTCTTAAATtggaaaaaaataactttgaCGTTAATATAGAATTAAAGAGAATTTTTGGTAAGGACTTtgttaaagataaaaaatatattcaaaaaagcaaaataaaatatttgaaaaattgGTTAATTCAAGATTACACAACAAAAACTATCCAACCACCTTTAACAATGgtttttcataataatgaatttaaaatagaaaaatccAAACTATACTTAGAAGcagataatttattttatatgctTTTAGATAGTCATGATATACAATCAATgaatgatttattaaaaaaatatcctTTTCATGTTGAAACTCTATTAGTTTTATCAGAATATTATAATGAATCAAGTAATTATGAAGTAGCAAACAAATTCATAAAGATgtcattacttttattacaaaatatttttcatataaattttcatccaaatttcttaaataaaaatagtaaaatattTGTAAATCCATTTCTATATGATAATAAAtctttatataaatcatTATACATTCATATGATATCTCTTGAAAATGAGGCTTGCACTATCACATCATTAGAAATAGCTAAGTTATTATGTAAAATGGATTTATATAACGACTTATGTAGCATACTACTAAGAAttgataatataattttaaaatgtaatttatttgaatttttagtttttttctcatttaattttattattcaaaatattGAATGTGTTATACCATCTAATagattaaaagaaattatgcAAATATTATTAAACGAGAAACCTTCAGATAAAAACAGTAGTTATAAAAcggatttaaaaaaaaatcaagatGATGactataataataataataataataatgacataaatgataaaaaaagtgATGAACATTACGTAGAAAAAGTTTCTGAGAatgaaacaataaaaaaaatagtaagaGAAGTTTATGAAAATGATCAAatcaatgaaaaaaatattaataatgaaatatcaCAAGAGAAAGTAGCCTCAAGTAAATGCAAcgtaaataaaattaaaagcatggaatatttaaaatctaaagaagaaaataatgataatattattgataaaattaattattctCAAAAGAAGGCATTGTTTCATAATTTTGAAATTAGGCTTCATTTCATTCTACCAAACTTTTCCTTTTCAATACCGTTAAgcttatatttaaaaaataatactattATTGATTATAATGAAATCAAATTAATCAATAAAGATGATGTtataaattcattttcttATGAAGAATGCAAATTTTTAATGTctcattttaatataaattttaattgttataatttacaaagtttacaaaataaagttgaaaataagaattatTCTATATCTTTTTCTGCGCATTTAATGTTAATAAGAGCTTTGCTATGTTACCCTCACTTTttgcatatatttttaaattataataatttcaaAACAACAAAAGTTGTGAAGCAGACAATTTATGAAATATCATTTAAAGATATATTATCGAGCGCTCctttttcaaataatacACTATTTAATGAAGAAGACGATGCAactatacaaaaaataatttcttgttatttagaaaaaaacaacatttattataaatcagaaaaaataattacttGGTTTCATGTGTGCAGCAGTTTCATAcatgaattatataaaaatagagcga tatctgaagaaatagaaaaagtaAGATGTGAATGGAGCAAGAAGATAGCACTTTTCgacataaataaatataaaaatgttagaATTGGAGAATTTAAGTCAactaattatttattacCTGATTTTATAATGGAAAAAAATAGAGCATATTCAACAAATATTCCTCACACAGTATCAAATTACTATGTTTCTTTAAATAGTAATTTGTTAATCGCATTTTTTCAAAGTTTACTACCTTGGTATCAAGTAGATTATTATG GCACACGTTCCAGGCCTGTCCatttttcatctttattaAGAAccgttataaaaaaaatcaagCTTCTTTTGAATTTTGAATAA